From a single Anaerolineales bacterium genomic region:
- a CDS encoding glycosyltransferase family 2 protein encodes MKITYSIIAPIYNEIDNLPELYRRVKEVMDSSGEPWELILVDDGSTDGSTDKIRELAEADKTVRPVVFARNFGHQVAITAGWDYARGDAVVIIDADLQDPPEVILNLAEKWKEGYEVVYATRGEREGESWFKLWTASLFYRLIYRITDVKIPVDTGDFRLMDRKVVDVLKHMKERHRFPRGMSAWVGFRQIGVTYKRAARRSGVTKYPFKKMLRLAINAVTGFSYFPLQVATYFGFISAGIAILAIPVVIYMRMTGSGAFFGQATTLIAVLFLGGVQLISLGILGEYIGRLYDEAKGRPLYIVREAPED; translated from the coding sequence ATGAAAATAACGTATTCCATCATTGCACCCATCTATAACGAGATCGACAATCTGCCGGAGTTGTACCGCCGTGTGAAGGAAGTGATGGATTCATCCGGCGAACCGTGGGAACTGATCCTGGTTGACGACGGCTCGACCGACGGCTCGACGGACAAGATCCGCGAGCTGGCAGAAGCGGATAAGACCGTGCGCCCTGTGGTCTTTGCGCGGAATTTTGGGCATCAGGTTGCCATCACCGCCGGTTGGGATTACGCCCGCGGTGATGCGGTCGTCATCATCGATGCGGATTTGCAGGATCCGCCTGAAGTGATCCTGAACCTTGCCGAGAAGTGGAAGGAAGGGTATGAGGTCGTGTACGCAACCCGCGGCGAGCGTGAAGGCGAATCCTGGTTCAAGTTGTGGACGGCGTCGCTGTTCTATCGGCTCATCTATCGTATTACAGATGTGAAGATCCCCGTGGATACGGGGGATTTCCGCTTGATGGACCGCAAGGTGGTGGATGTGCTCAAGCACATGAAGGAGCGGCATCGTTTTCCGCGCGGGATGTCGGCATGGGTGGGTTTTCGCCAGATCGGCGTGACGTACAAACGCGCCGCGCGGCGCTCAGGTGTGACCAAATATCCGTTCAAGAAAATGCTCCGGCTGGCGATCAACGCTGTGACGGGGTTCTCGTATTTCCCATTGCAGGTGGCAACCTATTTTGGTTTCATTTCGGCAGGCATTGCGATCCTGGCGATTCCGGTGGTCATCTACATGCGCATGACCGGCAGCGGCGCATTTTTCGGTCAGGCGACCACCTTGATCGCGGTGTTGTTCCTCGGCGGCGTGCAGTTGATCTCGCTGGGCATCCTTGGCGAGTATATTGGTCGTTTGTATGATGAAGCGAAGGGGAGACCGTTGTATATCGTCCGCGAGGCACCGGAGGATTAA